The genomic interval AATAGCAATTTTCTATCATTGTACCAGGATCTGTTCGTTCCTTTGGTTTTTTCGTTTTCTTCTTCCTGAGAAAAATCAATGGCTTTTATTGAGAGAAACAACCTTGCAACCAAACCCAACATCTCCCGCAAGAGAAAGTTTGAAAACATTAAAGTGGAAGAAAAGTTTAACAAGGACCAACTTTCTTTCGCAAAACGTAAACAAGGGCTTTTCAATAAAGTCACTGAACTTTCCGTTCTATGCCAAGCCAAAACTGCGTTGATCATTActtcaaaagataaaaaaatctatGCATGTGGCTACCCTAACGTCGACACTGTGATCCGACACTTTCTTGACGGACAACAAAATCCCGTCGATGGTGAGAAACAGATGATGCAAGAAGAGGAAGAGAGCGTTGAAAATCTAAGGGTTCAGTATGAGGCACTTCAAGATCAACTcaaagaagagaagaagaatTTGCAAGTTATAACTGAGGCACAAAAGAATGGTTCTTGTTTCCATTCTTGGTGGAATGATTCTATTGATGATATGAATTTGGAATCTCTTGAGATGTTTAA from Cicer arietinum cultivar CDC Frontier isolate Library 1 chromosome 5, Cicar.CDCFrontier_v2.0, whole genome shotgun sequence carries:
- the LOC101507050 gene encoding agamous-like MADS-box protein AGL62; its protein translation is MAFIERNNLATKPNISRKRKFENIKVEEKFNKDQLSFAKRKQGLFNKVTELSVLCQAKTALIITSKDKKIYACGYPNVDTVIRHFLDGQQNPVDGEKQMMQEEEESVENLRVQYEALQDQLKEEKKNLQVITEAQKNGSCFHSWWNDSIDDMNLESLEMFKTSLENLKLNLLLSLDEKRIRSSSSTIRNQIIGL